Part of the Thermodesulfobacteriota bacterium genome is shown below.
CGTTATCCGACATTTTCTTTCGGTAAACAGTCAACAGTGAACGGTAGACCGGCTTCATGCCGATAGCTGACTGCTGACTGCTCCATCCGGAAACGTTGAGTTTCCGGATGGGAACTAGTTTAAACGTACCGAGAGCAGCTTTGATATGCCTTTCTCCTCCATGGTCACACCGTAGAGGACGTCGGCTGCCTCCATAACCTTCTGATTATGGGTGATGAGTATGATCTGGGCCTCTCTCCCGATCTCTTTGAGCATACTGTTGAAGCGCTCTGTATTGGCCTCATCCAGCGGGGCATCCACCTCATCAAGGAGGCAGAACGGGCTGGGTTTGACCATATAGACCGCAAAGAGTAAGGCGAGGGTGGCCAGGGCCTTTTCGCCGCCGGAGAGCAGGTTGAGATTGGTCAGTTTTTTGCCCGGGAGCTGGACATATAGTTCAATACCGGCGCCTAACGGGTCATCCGGGTCGGTCAATTCAAGCTCAGCCTGGCCGCCTCCGAAGAGCGTAGGGAATGTAAGGGAAAGCTTTTCATTTATGGCCTTGATAGCCTCATAGACGCGCTCTTTTGAGGTCCGGTTTATCTTCTGGATGGCCTGTTCCAGGGACTGGATAGAGGAGACAAGGTCCTGTTGTTGGGTGGAGAGGAAGTCGTGCCGTTCCTCCAGCTCCTTATACTCCTGGATGGCAGTCAGGTTTACCTCTCCGATCCTGGCGATATCTTCCCTGATTGTCTGCGCCTCGGACGAGGCTTCGTCTGTAGAAAGCGCTGAATCTGCATGAGCAGAATATTCTTCCCGCAAAGAGATATGATAGGTCTCGTGTATCTTGTCTTCAAGATGCCGTATATTCAACTGTGCCTCTGTCTTCGCGACCGAGAGGGAATTCAGGCCGGTCTGAACCTCCTTTAAGTCCTTTTGCCCGGCCTTTAATGCGACCTGAATTTGCATGAGGGACTCTCTTTTTTGCTGATGTTGCTGGAGGTAATCCTGTAACAATGCACCCGCTTCCTGTTGTTTTTGCGTATCGACGGTCAGGCTGCCTTCGGCGCCGGCGATCTCTCCGGTTATTTTGTCCTGCTGACCGACAAACTCTTCCATCTTAGCCTGCAATCTTTGACCCAGCGCACTCAGCCTTTCATATTCCTGACCGAGGCGGCCTGCTTCGGATTCCAGATGACGGATTTTTTCCTTTAGGGCAGTCAGTTCCATTTTGGCCTCTGTAACATGGACATGGCTGCCTTCCATCTCGCTCTCCATGGCCGCCGCATCATTTTCCCGAAGGTCTATCTCCGCCTGGAGCGAGGACTTTGCAGACTGCATTTTCTCAAGCTCTTCCCTGACCTCTGCAAGTTCCTGCGTAAGCGCGGCCCCTTCCCGGTCAAATTCAACCTCTTCCTGCTCTAAAAGGGTCAGTCTCTTTTTATGTATCTCCTCCGTCTGCGCCAGTTGTTCCAATTTCTGCTTTTTGAGGCGCTGCTCGAATTGCTTTTGCGCCAGCTCCCCTTCTTTCTGTCTTCGTTCGGTCTGTATATCAGCAAGGTTGGTTTCCGCCTCTTTAAAGTCTTTTTTCGTCTCCTCTATGGCGCTTCGCAACTCATCCACTTCCCCGGTCAATTGCCGTATCTCTTCTTTGCGTGAGAAGAACCCGGCGGGCGCTCCCTGGCGGCTGCCGCCTTCGATAAAGCCGGATTGATCTATCATGTCTCCATCGCGTGTGACTACCGTACATTGACCGCCCCGACCTTCCCAGAACGTCCGGGCCTCCTGAATGGTTTCAAACCAATAGACATCCCTCAGTAACTGCCTGACCAGGTTATGGTAAGGTGGAAGGACCTTGATCCGGTGAACGAGCAAATGACCCAGCTCCGGTGGCGCAACGGCCTCTTCCCCGGCAAGGCTGAGGAACCCGCTCCGTCCGCCTTCCCGGTCTTTCAGACAGGTTATGGCCTCAATAGCCTGATTCAGATCTTCCACCACCAGCGACTGCAGTTTGCTACCCAGGACAGATTCTACGGCCATGGCAAGCCCGGGTTCAGTCTCCAGGAAGTCGGCCAGAAGCCCCTGTATCCCGGGGCCGCCTTGATTATTATGGAGCAAGGCCCTGGTTCCCGCCGGGATACCCTCCAGGTTGGTTTGCAGGTTTTTCAGGAGATCCAGTTTGGCCGTTTTTTGGGTATGGGCCTGCGTAATCTCCCGCAGTTTTTTTTGCAGGGCCTGAAG
Proteins encoded:
- the smc gene encoding chromosome segregation protein SMC; protein product: MKINRVEMFGFKSFVNKTSVSFSEGIAAIIGPNGCGKSNIVDAIRWVLGEQSPRQLRGNAMEDVIFAGSESRAPLGVAEVTITLANGNGTAPPPFENMSEIAVTRRLYRSGESEYLINKAPCRLKDIVYLFMDTGVGTKAYSIIDQGQIGSFVEAKPGERRILVEEVAGISKFKFKKDEALRKIEHTRQNLLRLEDILGEVKRQMNSLHRQAKKADRYLELKQNLKGLELFLASADYAKWQDILTRKEEVITLESEKENALAARIAQLELNAEELELASLEQEKLIEEQRSKAHHLEKLIQDTKNRIEYLNHSLEEISRHLAETAQGLEREEQHKKEIAAQKERCIKEAESLNSKVAERHTELAGAEKRLQELRAEQRAILDELEDHKMEMVGLLSRETHHRNRIRTIEQTLAALNQKRQRNQEDRREVASAREITRQERADRANEQAELEGEINAIPPFISDLKVREETLGERLQALQKKLREITQAHTQKTAKLDLLKNLQTNLEGIPAGTRALLHNNQGGPGIQGLLADFLETEPGLAMAVESVLGSKLQSLVVEDLNQAIEAITCLKDREGGRSGFLSLAGEEAVAPPELGHLLVHRIKVLPPYHNLVRQLLRDVYWFETIQEARTFWEGRGGQCTVVTRDGDMIDQSGFIEGGSRQGAPAGFFSRKEEIRQLTGEVDELRSAIEETKKDFKEAETNLADIQTERRQKEGELAQKQFEQRLKKQKLEQLAQTEEIHKKRLTLLEQEEVEFDREGAALTQELAEVREELEKMQSAKSSLQAEIDLRENDAAAMESEMEGSHVHVTEAKMELTALKEKIRHLESEAGRLGQEYERLSALGQRLQAKMEEFVGQQDKITGEIAGAEGSLTVDTQKQQEAGALLQDYLQQHQQKRESLMQIQVALKAGQKDLKEVQTGLNSLSVAKTEAQLNIRHLEDKIHETYHISLREEYSAHADSALSTDEASSEAQTIREDIARIGEVNLTAIQEYKELEERHDFLSTQQQDLVSSIQSLEQAIQKINRTSKERVYEAIKAINEKLSLTFPTLFGGGQAELELTDPDDPLGAGIELYVQLPGKKLTNLNLLSGGEKALATLALLFAVYMVKPSPFCLLDEVDAPLDEANTERFNSMLKEIGREAQIILITHNQKVMEAADVLYGVTMEEKGISKLLSVRLN